Within Nitrososphaerota archaeon, the genomic segment CAACTATAGAATCTAAGTAAGTTTCTATTGTAGTTTGTTCTATTCCATATATTTCAAATGACATTAGATTTGCTAATATTCCTAAAGCTTTTCCATCAATTTCAAATTTTTTAATTAATTTTTTATAAGATTTTTCTTCTAAATTATTTATAGCATTAAAGAAAGAGAAAATAATTTCATCAAACCCTTTTCTTTTTCCTCCTAAATCTTTAAGCGTAATAAAATATTCTTTTAAGAAATCTTTTATAAGAATTGGAGGAACTATTTTCTCTATTCTTATTTTCTTTATCTTTTCCTCTTCTTCTTTTGTAAGATAATCATCTTTTCTTATTTCAAAAACTTCTTTTACAATATCATAAAATACTTCTAATAATAAATCCCAATTTACTTCATATTTTTGAGATTTCTCTCTTTTCAATGGTTTTATTAATTTAAATTTTTCCAATTCTTTAAGTTGTTCTGTAACAGTTGGTTGCTTTTTTCCTAAATATTTTGCTATTGCTGTAGCATAAT encodes:
- a CDS encoding winged helix-turn-helix domain-containing protein, whose amino-acid sequence is MGNMVKGRISENVLSILENPTYLEVLLSIIIGKNYATAIAKYLGKKQPTVTEQLKELEKFKLIKPLKREKSQKYEVNWDLLLEVFYDIVKEVFEIRKDDYLTKEEEEKIKKIRIEKIVPPILIKDFLKEYFITLKDLGGKRKGFDEIIFSFFNAINNLEEKSYKKLIKKFEIDGKALGILANLMSFEIYGIEQTTIETYLDSIVEK